One part of the Gossypium raimondii isolate GPD5lz chromosome 1, ASM2569854v1, whole genome shotgun sequence genome encodes these proteins:
- the LOC105783598 gene encoding protein NLP4: MEDTIFSQGTMLGGLPDSAMDFDYMDELLLDGCWLETTQGSDFLNPTLPFSNNFFDPAFTWPTSESNAGDLGGGLSHQGENQRSLLSGNSHWNEAQGESLVSPHFSQSHSLDSDCVTDGSEPNRRWWIGPRVNSGPATSVMQRLIQALGYIKAFGKEKDVLVQLWLPVNRGGRRFLTTSEQPFSLDPNSQKLASYRNISVKYDFPAEEDSKDIAGLPGRVFLSKVPEWTPDVRFFKRDEYPRVGHAQEHDVRGTFALPVFEQGSGTCLGVIEVVMTTEKIKIQPELESVCKALEAVNLRSSITSRTQNIKAYNNCYQAALPEIKELLRCACETHRLPLAQAWVPCIQQGKEGCRHSSENYVHCVSTVDDACCIADPSIQGFHEACSEHHLLKGQGVIGRAFLTNQPCFSTDITSFKKTEYPLAHHAMMFNLHAAVALRFRSIHTGKADFVLEFFLPAHCRDPEGQRKMLNSLSIIIQQVCCSLRVVTDKELVEETDLAVSEVVAPSDGLPIREESSKRQCTNHHSKKLSGESSSCLTKVQKSSNTALVLEKEKPRPMLDEKLPEVEQHQQHISLQESVECGDSTFNEISFSSVTMGKTSEKRRSKAEKTITLQVLRQYFAGSLKDAAKSLGVCPTTLKRICRQHGIKRWPSRKIKKVGHSLQKLQHVIDSVQGASGAFHISNFYANFPELASPKLLGNSALSTSPLNDKPKQINIQPEGGNFLSQAALSNSPSSSCSQSSSSSHSCSSGTHRPSNFNMSGKEDHIIGDNSGDGELKRVKSDVELHASSQEGPKLFPRSQSLRSLKEQLICDNLQPISKNTSPIAHDLEAQRVKVTYGDEKIRFRMQSKWRFKDLLHEIARRFNIDDISRFDLKYLDDDSEWVLLTCDADMVECIDVCGSSQGNTIKLSLQVSHHHLDQFSGSTGS, from the exons ATGGAAGATACCATTTTCTCACAAGGCACCATGCTGGGTGGACTACCAGATTCAGCAATGGATTTCGACTACATGGACGAATTGTTGTTAGATGGATGCTGGTTAGAGACAACACAGGGATCTGATTTCCTTAATCCTACTCTACCCttttcaaataatttctttGATCCTGCATTTACATGGCCTACTTCGGAGTCTAACGCGGGTGATTTGGGCGGTGGCCTCTCTCACCAAGGAGAGAACCAAAGATCATTGTTGTCTGGAAATTCACATTGGAATGAAGCTCAAGGTGAAAGTTTGGTCAGTCCTCATTTTAGCCAAAGTCACAGTCTAGATAGTGATTGTGTAACTGACGGTTCTGAGCCGAATCGAAGATGGTGGATTGGACCTAGAGTGAATTCAGGTCCTGCAACCAGTGTAATGCAGAGGTTAATTCAAGCACTTGGTTATATCAAAGCTTTTGGAAAAGAGAAAGATGTCCTTGTACAACTATGGTTGCCTGTAAATAGAGGAGGTAGACGCTTTCTAACTACCAGTGAGCAACCTTTTTCACTCGATCCAAACAGCCAAAAACTTGCAAGTTATAGGAACATCTCTGTCAAATATGATTTTCCAGCAGAGGAGGATTCCAAGGACATAGCAGGATTGCCTGGTCGGGTTTTCTTGAGTAAGGTTCCGGAGTGGACTCCTGATGTTCGATTCTTTAAAAGGGATGAATACCCAAGAGTAGGTCATGCTCAAGAACATGATGTTCGTGGTACCTTTGCCCTTCCTGTTTTCGAACAAGGTAGTGGAACTTGCTTGGGTGTTATTGAAGTTGTGATGACAAccgagaaaatcaagattcagcCTGAGCTCGAAAGTGTTTGCAAAGCATTAGAG GCTGTCAATCTTCGGAGTTCTATAACTTCTAGAACTCAAAACATAAAG GCTTACAATAATTGCTACCAAGCCGCCTTACCCGAGATCAAAGAACTTTTAAGGTGTGCTTGCGAGACACACAGATTACCCCTAGCTCAGGCTTGGGTTCCTTGTATCCAGCAAGGTAAAGAGGGTTGCCGGCATTCCTCTGAGAACTACGTTCATTGTGTGTCTACTGTGGATGATGCTTGCTGTATAGCTGATCCTAGTATCCAGGGTTTTCACGAGGCTTGCTCTGAGCATCACTTGTTAAAAGGTCAAGGTGTTATCGGGAGAGCATTTTTGACTAATCAGCCGTGCTTCTCGACTGACATAACTTCCTTTAAGAAGACTGAATATCCTCTTGCTCACCATGCAATGATGTTTAATTTGCATGCTGCCGTTGCTTTACGGTTCAGATCCATTCACACTGGTAAAGCAGACTTTGTCTTGGAGTTCTTCTTACCTGCGCACTGCAGAGATCCCGAGGGACAAAGGAAGATGCTTAATTCACTATCTATCATTATACAGCAAGTATGCTGTAGTTTGCGGGTTGTAACAGATAAGGAGCTAGTTGAAGAAACTGATTTGGCAGTTAGTGAAGTTGTAGCGCCTTCAGATGGCTTACCTATTAGAGAAGAGTCATCGAAACGGCAGTGCACTAATCATCATTCAAAGAAACTTTCTGGGGAAAGTTCATCTTGCCTCACTAAGGTTCAAAAGAGTAGTAACACTGCCTTGGTACTCGAGAAAGAAAAGCCAAGGCCGATGTTGGATGAAAAACTACCTGAGGTGGAGCAGCATCAACAACATATTAGCCTACAAGAAAGTGTTGAGTGCGGAGATTCTACTTTTAATGAGATTAGCTTTTCGAGTGTGACAATGGGAAAAACAAGTGAGAAGAGGCGTAGCAAGGCAGAAAAAACTATCACTTTACAAGTTCTCCGCCAATATTTTGCTGGAAGCCTAAAAGATGCAGCAAAAAGCCTTGGTG TGTGTCCCACTACCTTGAAAAGAATCTGTAGGCAACACGGAATAAAGCGCTGGCCATCTCGAAAAATCAAGAAAGTTGGACACTCCTTACAGAAACTCCAACATGTCATCGACTCAGTACAAGGTGCCTCTGGCGCTTTTCATATTAGTAACTTCTATGCAAATTTTCCCGAGTTGGCATCTCCAAAATTGTTAGGAAACAGTGCATTATCAACCTCACCACTGAATGATAAGCCAAAGCAAATAAACATACAGCCTGAGGGTGGTAATTTCCTGTCCCAAGCTGCTCTCTCAAATTCACCTTCCTCCTCGTGTAGTCAGAGCTCCAGTTCAAGTCATAGCTGTTCGAGTGGAACACATAGaccttcaaattttaacatgtcTGGTAAGGAAGATCATATAATTGGAGACAACTCTGGGGATGGTGAACTGAAAAGGGTCAAAAGTGATGTAGAGTTGCATGCCTCAAGTCAAGAAGGACCAAAGCTGTTCCCAAGATCCCAGAGCCTTAGATCTCTTAAGGAACAGCTTATTTGTGACAATCTTCAACCCATATCTAAGAATACGAGCCCAATTGCTCATGATTTAGAAGCTCAAAGGGTAAAGGTCACATATGGAGATGAGAAAATCCGGTTCCGCATGCAGAGTAAATGGCGGTTTAAagatttattgcatgaaatcgCAAGACGGTTCAATATAGATGATATAAGCAGATTTGATCTGAAGTACTTAGATGATGATTCTGAGTGGGTGCTATTAACATGTGATGCGGATATGGTGGAGTGTATTGATGTATGTGGATCGTCGCAGGGCAACACAATTAAGTTGTCCTTGCAAGTTTCACATCATCATTTGGACCAGTTTTCAGGTAGCACTGGATCTTGA
- the LOC105783611 gene encoding catalase isozyme 1, translated as MDPYKHRPSSAFNSPFWTTNSGAPVWNNNSSLTVGPRGPILLEDYHLVEKLANFDRERIPERVVHARGASAKGFFEVTHDISHLTCADFLRAPGVQTPVIVRFSTVIHERGSPETLRDPRGFAVKFYTREGNFDLVGNNFPVFFIRDGMKFPDMVHALKPNPKSHIQENWRILDFFSHHPESLHMFTFLFDDLGVPQDYRHMEGSGVNTYTLINKAGKAHYVKFHWKPTCGVKCLLEDEAIKVGGANHSHATQDLYDSIAAGNYPEWKLFIQTIDPDHEDKFDFDPLDVTKTWPEDILPLQPVGRLVLNKNIDNFFAENEQLAFCPAIVVPGIYYSDDKLLQTRIFSYSDTQRHRLGPNYLQLPANAPKCAHHNNHHEGFMNFMHRDEEINYFPSRYDPVRHAEMFPIPPAVCTGRREKCIIEKENNFKQPGERYRSWAADRQERFICRWVDALSDPRVTHEIRSIWISYWSQADKSVGQKLASRLNVRPSI; from the exons ATGGATCCCTACAAG CACCGTCCATCAAGTGCTTTCAATTCACCATTCTGGACTACCAATTCTGGCGCTCCAGTTTGGAATAACAATTCATCACTCACTGTTGGACCCAGAG GTCCAATTCTGCTTGAGGACTATCATCTGGTGGAAAAGCTTGCCAATTTTGACAGGGAGCGGATTCCAGAACGTGTTGTCCATGCTAGGGGAGCAAGCGCAAAGGGTTTCTTCGAGGTTACCcatgacatttctcaccttACATGTGCTGATTTTCTGCGAGCACCTGGAGTTCAAACCCCTGTTATCGTGCGATTTTCAACCGTCATCCATGAGCGTGGAAGCCCTGAAACCCTCAGGGATCCTCGTGGTTTTGCAGTGAAGTTCTACACCCGGGAG GGTAATTTTGATCTTGTGGGAAACAATTTCCCAGTCTTCTTTATTCGTGATGGAATGAAATTCCCTGATATGGTCCATGCTCTTAAGCCCAACCCTAAGTCCCATATTCAGGAGAATTGGAGGATCCTTGATTTCTTCTCACACCATCCTGAGAGCTTGCATATGTTTACTTTCCTCTTTGATGATTTGGGTGTTCCACAAGATTACAGACACATGGAAGGTTCTGGTGTAAACACATACACTCTGATTAACAAGGCTGGCAAAGCACACTATGTGAAATTCCACTGGAAGCCCACTTGTGGGGTCAAATGCTTGCTGGAAGATGAGGCAATCAAGGTTGGAGGAGCTAATCACAGCCATGCCACTCAGGATCTCTATGACTCAATTGCTGCTGGCAACTATCCTGAGTGGAAGCTCTTCATCCAGACAATTGATCCTGACCATGAAGATAAATTTGACTTTGACCCTCTTGATGTGACTAAGACCTGGCCTGAGGACATCTTGCCCCTGCAGCCTGTTGGCCGCTTGGTTTTGAATAAGAACATTGACAACTTCTTCGCCGAAAATGAACAGCTTGCATTTTGCCCTGCCATTGTGGTTCCTGGAATCTACTACTCAGATGATAAGTTGCTCCAGACTCGTATATTCTCCTACTCTGATACCCAGAGGCACAGACTTGGGCCAAACTATCTGCAACTCCCAGCCAATGCTCCCAAGTGTGCTCATCACAACAATCACCACGAAGGTTTTATGAATTTCATGCACAGGGATGAGGAG ATAAATTACTTCCCTTCAAGGTACGATCCTGTTCGTCATGCAGAGATGTTCCCTATCCCACCTGCTGTTTGCACTGGAAGGCGAGAGAAG TGCATCATTGAGAAGGAGAACAACTTCAAACAGCCCGGAGAGAGATACAGGTCCTGGGCAGCAGACAG GCAAGAACGATTCATCTGCCGCTGGGTTGATGCCTTGTCTGATCCACGTGTGACTCATGAAATTCGCAGCATATGGATCTCATACTGGTCTCAG GCTGATAAATCAGTGGGTCAGAAGTTAGCATCTCGCCTCAATGTGAGACCCAGCATTTAG